DNA from Luteolibacter yonseiensis:
TGAAGTCGTCGAGGAGAAGACTGAATTCGACGTCGTCCTCACCGACGCCGGCGCAAACAAGATTGCCGTCATCAAGGCAGTCCGCGAAGTCGCTCCTGGCCTTGGTCTCGCCGATGCGAAGAAGCTCGTCGAGAGCGCTCCCGCAAAAATCCTCGAAGGCGTTGCCAAAGAGGCTGGCGAAACCGCCAAGAAAAAGCTCGAAGAGGCTGGTGCCAAAATCGAACTCAAGTAACACCTTTCAGACGATTCCCGGGGCGGAGAAATCCGCTCCGGGAATTTCTGTCGTGACCAGCGAGAGAACCTGATAAAAATAACTAGATTTTCCGGCTGATTCCGACATCACTTTCCAACGCTTGATCCACCCTGCCTGAGACCGTTCGCGGCTCGGGCTCAATTTGTAAGATAGAATACCACTAAACGCCATGGCTGAACGTCTCTATTTCGGGAAATTCGAAGAAGTCATCGAGCCACCTAACCTCATTGAGGTTCAGAGTCGCTCCTACGATGAATTCCTTCAGAAGGAAGTGCTCCCCAGCGAGCGCGCGGATGCGGGCCTCCAAGCGGTTTTCCGCGAGGTTTTCCCCATCAAAAGCTACGATGAAGCCATCGAGCTTGACTTCGTTGCTTATGACATCGAGGACCCGAAGATCACCTCGCTGGACTCGTTGCGCAACAGCGAGAGCTTCAGCGCCGCCCTGTACGTCACCTTCAAGCTGAAGGACGAGACCGGCACGAAAAAAGAGCGCGTTTACATGGGTGAACTGCCGATGATGACACGCCGTGGCACGTTCATCATCAACGGCGCCGAGCGGGTCATCGTTTCCCAGCTCCATCGCTCGCCTGGTATCTGTTTTGAGACTTCCCAGCACTTGAATGGAAAACTTCTCCATTCCTTCCGCATCATTCCGGATCGTGGATCCTGGTTGGAAGTGCAGTTCGACACCAACGACCTGCTTTACGTCTATCTCGACCGCCGCCGCCGCCGCCGCAAGTTCCTTGCCACCACCTTCCTGCGTGTGCTCGGCTACCCGACCGACCGCGACATCGTCAGCCACTTCTACTCGC
Protein-coding regions in this window:
- the rplL gene encoding 50S ribosomal protein L7/L12; the encoded protein is MANIDTLVEELGKLTVLEAVALVKQLEETWGVSAAAPVGVAGPAAVAEVVEEKTEFDVVLTDAGANKIAVIKAVREVAPGLGLADAKKLVESAPAKILEGVAKEAGETAKKKLEEAGAKIELK